Part of the Leptolyngbya sp. BL0902 genome, CCTTCAGTCCAACATTTCCCAAGACGCCACACCCCAGGTCATTTGTTCCACCGCAATTAACGATCACAATCCTGAGTATCGGGCGGCCCTAGCGTTGGGTTGCCCGATTTATCATCGGTCGGACGTGCTAGCGGCCCTCATCAACGACCATCGCAGTGTGGCGGTGGCGGGCACCCACGGCAAAACTACCACCAGCAGCATGATCAGCCAAATGCTGCTTCAGGCCGGACTGGATCCCACCATTGTGGTCGGAGGCGAAGTGCCAAGCTGGGGCGGCAATGCCCGCCTTGGTCAGAGCGAGTATCTAGTCGCAGAGGCCGACGAGTCTGACGGCACCCTGGCCAAACTATCGGCAGCAATTGGGGTCGTCACCAACATCGAGCTGGATCACACCGATCACTACAGCGACCTTCAGGACGTGGTTAACATCTTCCAGCAGTTCCAGCGCCAGTGCGAGGTGCTGGTGGCCTGTGCAGACTGCGAAGTAGTGCGCTCCAGCCTTCAGCCCACCCTCACCTACAGCCTTGATCCCGCCACCGGGGCCACCTACGTTGCTACGGATATTCAGTTTGCCCCCAGCGGTACCAGCGCCACCATCTGGGAACGGGGTGTTCCCCTGGGGCAGCTTAGCCTGCGGCTGCTTGGGGAGCACAACCTCAGCAACGCCCTAGCTGCCGTGGCCGTGGGGCGTCATCTAGGGGTGTCTTTTGATACTATCGCGGCGAGCCTCAGCCAGTTCTGCGGTGCCCGGCGGCGGTTTGAGTTGCGCGGCAGCTACAGCGGTATTCAGTTCATCGACGACTACGCCCACCACCCCAGCGAAATTCGGGCCACCCTAGCAGCGGCGCGGCTCAGTATTGGTCAGTCCTCCAAGGTATCTAGCCTTGCCCACAGTTCCCGTAGCCTTGGCGAACGCCGGGTAGTGGCCGTGTTCCAGCCCCATCGGTTTAGCCGCACCGCTGCCCTGCTTGGGGATTTTGCCGATGCCTTCACCGATGCTGACCAAGTGATTATGGCAGACATCTACAGCGCTGGAGAAGCTAATACCTACGGCATTTCTGGGCAGCAGGTGGCGGAAGCTGTGGCCCACAATCACCCCGGTGTACGCTATGGCCATACCCTCGATGACATTCAAAGCGCCCTCACCAGCAGCCTGCGACCGGGCGACCTGGTATTGTTTATGGGGGCTGGCAATCTGAACCAAATTATTCCCCAGGTGATGGCCCACTATGCCGAGGCGGAAGCCCCCTCGCTCCAGGAAGCTTGTTAGGGGCTAGAAGGATGGGACGATTGACCGCCCAGGGATTGTTCGGGGCTGGTTTAGGTGAAATCCATGACCATAACCATTGACAGCATTCCCGCCGTGGCTGATCTGGCCCCCCAGATGTCGCTGCACAAGCTGAATACCTTTCGGGTGGGTGGTTCGGCGGAGTGGCTGGCGCTGCCCCGGCATCGCCAAGACTTTGACGCGCTCCTCCAATGGGCTAGCGCCCAGGAGTTGCCCATAACAGTGCTAGGAGCCGGGTCTAACCTCCTGGTGAGCGACCAGGGACTACCGGGGCTAGTCATCTGTACCCGTCGCTGGCGCAGTACCCAATTTGATGAGGCCCGTGGACGAGTCACCGTCGCCGCTGGAGAACCGCTTCCTACCCTAGCCTGGAAGGCCGCGAAACGGGGCTGGCGGGGGCTGGAATGGGCGGTGGGCATTCCGGGCACCGTCGGCGGGGCCGTGGTGATGAACGCCGGAGCCCACGGCGGCTGTGCGGCGGATTGCTTTGTCTCCGCTACAGTACTGGATCCAGTCCGAGGCGTGGTGGAGGTACGGCCCCAGGATTTGGCCTTTGCCTACCGCACCTCGGCCTTGCAGGGGGCGGGCGTGGTTGTGCTAGAAGCCACCTTCCAACTCGAACCGGGGCACGATCCGGCGGTGGTGAGTGCCGATACCCTAGACGGCCTCAATCGGCGACGTTCCACCCAACCCTACGACTGGCCCAACTGCGGCAGCGTCTTTCGCAATCCCCTACCCCGCACCGCTGGCGGGTTAATTGAGCAATCCGGCCTAAAGGGCTACCGCATTGGCAATGCCCAGGTGGCCGATCTCCATGCCAACTTTATTCTCAATCTAGGTCAGGCTAGGGCCGAAGATGTCTATCGGCTCATTCGCTACGTTCAGGAACAGGTCTACGACCGCTGGGAGGTGTGGCTGCACCCGGAAGTCAAATTTATCGGCAACTTTCCCGACCTCGGCCCCATTCCTGAAGCCGCAGCGGAAAACCAGGTTTCTGCTGCGCCTCCTTAGCCCGTTCCGCCTAATTTCCTCGTCTAAGGGGGCAAGGGTGTGAGAGGCTGAAGTATTGGCACCTTTGGATAAACTTCTGGATCAGCGCCCCATGCAGGTTGAATGGCACCCGGTTAAACCCTACGAAGACATCATCTACGAAAAGGCCGACGGCATCGCCAAAATCACCATCAATCGGCCCCACAAGCGCAACGCCTTTCGGCCCAAAACCGTCTCGGAACTCTACGACGCTTTTGTCAATGCGCGGGAGGATAGCCGCATTGGAGTGGTGCTGCTGACCGGGGCTGGCCCACACACCGACGGCAAATACGCCTTTTGCTCCGGCGGCGACCAAAGCGTGCGCGGTCAGGGTGGCTATGTGGATGAAGAGGGCGTGCCTCGGCTCAACGTGCTGGATTTGCAGCGGTTGATCCGCTCCATGCCCAAGGTGGTGATTGCCCTGGTGGCGGGCTATGCCATCGGCGGGGGCCATGTGCTCCATGTGGTGTGCGACCTCACCATTGCCGCCGATAACGCCATTTTTGGCCAAACCGGGCCTAAGGTGGGCAGTTTTGACGGTGGCTTTGGAGCCAGCTACCTGGCGCGGCTGGTGGGCCAGAAAAAAGCGCGGGAAATCTGGTACCTCTGCCGCCAATACAATGCCCAGGAAGCCCTCGACATGGGTCTGGTAAACTGCGTCGTGCCTGTGGATCACCTGGAGGCCGAGGGCGTTCAGTGGGCGCAGGAAATTCTACAAAAAAGCCCCCTGGCGATCCGCTGCCTCAAAGCTGCCTTTAACGCCGATTGTGATGGGCAAGCGGGCCTACAAGAACTGGCCGGAAATGCCACCCTGCTCTACTACATGACCGAAGAAGGGGCCGAAGGAAAACAGGCGTTTCTCGACAAGCGCCCCCCCGATTTCCGCCAATATCCTTGGTTGCCGTAGGGGCATACCACCCTCACGGTTCTCACCATTGCCGTTGCACTTCTGCGGTTCTATGACGCACAAAATGGCTAATTCCTTGCTTTTGCCGACCGACGGACTCACTCTCAGGAGCTCAGGGCCAATCACCCTCGCCGATCTGTCTAGCCCTAGAGCAGGCCGACAGCCAACGACGATTCCGCGTCATCACCGACGATGATGAGCTGCTGGAAATGCTGGCCGCTCCCCTGGATAAGTGGCGGGTCTTCCTCCATCCCAGCCAGCGGCGCTTGGTCAACCGCGAGAGGAATTTCGCGCCCTGATGAAGCAAAAGGGCCTGAAGGACCGCGAAGATGCCATGTACGATGCCTGTAGCCTGCTGAAGAACAAGCCGGAGGGTGATCATGCCGTCATTGTCGATGAAGCCCAGGATATGGGGCCTGCGGATTTTGCCCTGATCCGCGCCCTGGTACCGATCTCGGATCAGGGCAATGACATTTTCATCGTCGGCGACCCCCACCAGCGCATCTATGGCCGCCAAGTTCCCCTCAGCCACTGCGGCATCGAGGTGCGTGGGCGTTCCCGTAAGCTCCGTCTCAACTACCGCGCCACCGACGAAACCCACCAGTGGGCCACCGCTCTGCTAACGGGTTTGGCCATGGATGACCTCGACGGCGGCAGCGACGACCTCACGGACTACCGCTCCCTCATGCACGGCGATGCTCCCTGGGTGCAAGGCTTCGACACCTTCCCCCAGGAGGTATCGTTCATCCACAGCCAGATCCAACGGTTAGGCCAGGACGAGGTGCCACTCTCCACCGTCTGCATCGTGGTGCGCAGCAACGCCCTCGCCAAAAACTGCGAGTCTCAGCTCAAACACCTGGGGGACTCCAGACTCGCCCCATTCGCCGCAGCGAGGCCGATAACCCGGCCTTACCCGGTGTTCGCATCGCCACCATGCACCGGGTCAAGGGGCTCCAGTTCGAGCATGTCTTTCTGGCGGGCCTCACCCAAGATCAGGTGCCGCCCCAGCGGGCGATGTTGACGGCGGCGGAAAGGCGGCACAAACGGCCATCCTCAAAGCGGAGCGGTGCCTGCTGCATGTGTCGGCGACTCGGGCCAAGAAGGGGGTGTTTGTCACCTATCACGGGGAACCGAGCGAATTGCTGCCGCTGCACTAGGGTTGGGTCTTTAGTATGGCCGTTTTAGGGCCTTTAGGCCAAGATAGAGGAAATTTTGCGCTGCTGGCCCCTTGCCATGCCCACCCTCACCCTCCATCACCAGCAGACCACCGAGGCCGGATTTGTCGCTATCCTCAACATAGATGGCCAAAGCCAGTATTCCGTCACGGTTTCCGATCCCTTCACCGAGCAGCAGGAGCGGGAGCTAGAGTTTTACTTTGAGCAATGGATTCGCTGTCTCGGCACCTGGAGGACAAAAAGGGGCACTACCACATCGTCCATTTCGACGCCCACGGCGGGCTGATGACCTACGACCAGTTTGAGGGCGGGGTGACGAATGATCGCTACCTGTACCGTGCCCGCTATGGTCGGCCAGAGATGGAGCGCTACACGGGGCAAAGGGCGTTTTTGTTTTTTGAGGGCGATGTCAAGGGGCAGGCCGACCCAGTGGAGGCGGAGGAACTGGCGGCGCTGCTGACGGCCAAGGGTATCCCCATCTGCATTTTGAATGCCTGCCAGTCGGCGAAGCAGGTGAGGGGGGCCATCAAAATGCAAAATTCAGAATTCAAAGTTCAAAATTTGGAGGGGGACAGCGACCCAGACCCGGTGGGGACAGACCTGCTGCAAAATACCGAAACCAGTTTGGGTAGTCGGTTGATGGCGGCGGGGGTGCAGATGGTGGTGGCGATGGGCTATTCCGTGACGGTGACGGCGGCCCAGGTGATGATGGAAAAGCTCTATGGCGAACTGTTTGCTGATCGGGGCATTCCAGAGGCGATTCGGCTGAGCCGCAAGGAGCTGTATAACCGCAAAGAGCGGCGGGTGTACTTTAACCAACGGGTGCCCCTAGAGGACTGGCTGCTGCCCGTGGTCTATTGAAGTGGCCCTCGATATCTTTATCGAATTCAACGACCGCTACAACCAGGCCAGCACCTACCACCAGTTGGGCATCGTGGCGCAAGCACTGCGGGAGTATGAGCAGGCGCAGGCTCACTACAAGCAGTCGCTAGAGATTTATGTTGAGTATGGCGACGAACATAACGGAGCAATTGTGATGCGTAGCTTTGCCCGCCTGTACCAAACCACCCAAGATGACACCCTGCTCACCACCGTCGCCCAGTGCCTTGGCACCACCCCCGCCCAGGTGCAGCAACGCTTCGCCGCCGCCAGCGCCTAGCGTCCCAGATCCCAGCAACAACCCTTTTACCCGACGACAACACTGGCTTAGGAACGTGGAGGATGTGAAGGAATTTGTGGAGAAATTGGGTCGTTTTCGCGAATTTTTCCCACAATACGAGCAACACCAACTCTACGGAGCGGTAGCCAGCATTGGCATGGATCCGGGGGCAGATCGCTACGCCTATCGTCAGGGGTTGTTTGTGCTGGCCCAGTCGGGGGAAACCATGGCTATCCTCAACAACAGCCAGTTTCAGCCGCGCAACTGGTAGCCCCCGATGGCAGTGATGAACATGGGTATAGTGGCAGGGATCTGACCTAAGCGATAATAGAAGCATCGAAAATCAGGCAACTCAGGGTGACGGGCTAGGCCATCGGGGCACTAGCGCGTCATTGGAGATTTAGCTATCGGGGTTGCTGCTGTTGGGCGAGGTTTGCCATGGTCAGTTCGTTAAACCCGGTTTCTGCGCCGTCTTGGTATGGCCAGGAGGGGGAACGGGTGTTGGCCAGTTTCCACAGTTCTGCGGCGGGGCTGTCCACGGAAGCCGCTGAGGAAGCCTTGCAACGCCATGGCCCCAACCTTTTGCCGGAGGTGCCGCCCCGTTCCCAGTGGGCGATTTGGTTTGCCCAGTTTCGGTCTCTGCCCGTGGCCCTGCTGACGGTGGCGGCGGTGATTGCCTACTTTACGGGTGGCCCCACCGATGCCCTGGTGATTTTGGGGGTGGTGCTGATCAACGGCGTGATTGGTTATGCCACCGAAAGCCAGTCTGACCGCATCATTCGCTCTCTGGATCATCTGTCTTCGCCGACGGCTTGGGTGCGGCGCAATGGGGATTTGGCGGAACTGGAGGCCGCTGCGGTGGTGCCGGGGGATATTTTGGTGCTGCGGCCCGGTTCGCTGGTGGTGGCGGATGGGCGGCTGATTGAGGCCCAGTCCCTCAGTGTGGATGAATCGGCCCTGACCGGGGAAAGTTTGCCCGTGGGGAAGGCCATTGAACCGTTGCTCCAGCCAAATTTGCCCCTGGCGGATCGTGCCAACATGGTCTATCGCGGCACCTTGGTCACGGGGGGGCAGGGCTTGGCGGTGGTGGTGGCCACGGGGGCGACGACGGAAATGGGCCAAATTCAAACCCTGGTGGGGCAATCGAGCCATCCGCCCACCCCCATGGAGCAGCAGCTTGATCAGGCTGGTAGTCAGTTGGTGTGGATTTCCAGCGCCGTCTGTGCGGTGGTGTTTGGGCTGGGCCTGTGGCGCGGCTATGCCCCCTTGGAAATGCTGACGACGGCGGTGGCCCTGGCGGTGGCGGCGGTGCCAGAGGGCTTGCCAGCGGTGGCGACGACGACTTTGGCCCTGGGCATTTTAGCCATGCGACGCCAGCGGGTGCTGATTCGCCGTTTGGATGCGGTGGAAACCCTCGGCTCGCTGCAAACCCTGTGCCTCGACAAAACCGGAACCCTCACCGCCAACCGCATGGCCGTGGTGGAACTGCACACCGATCACACCCACCTCACCCTGGCCGATGGTGCGTCGCCCTTGCCGGAGGTGATCCCCCCTGGCCCGCTGCATACCCTGTTGCGGATGGTTGTTCTCTGCAACGAAAGCGAGGTGGTGGATGCCGATCTAGATACCGCCCCCCAGCCCACCTTCACCGGATCATCGACGGAAAATGCCCTTTTAGCCGTCGCCCATCAAGCCGGAATCGACATTTCTGCTCTGCGCCAAACCTATCCCCAAGGCGCAATTCGCCATCGGTCGGCCCAGCGCAATGTGATGGCAACGCTGCATTCTATCCCCACGGGCGGCTGGCTGGTAGCGGTGAAGGGCAGCCCCCTCGAACTGCTGGCTCGGTGTGAGGTGATGCTGGATCGTCCTTTAACTTGTCCGTTAGACCGTTCTGACATCCCCAATGTCCAGGCTTCCCAAGAGCTGGAAATCGCTGAGGATAACAGCCCAGAGGACGACTGGACGAGGGAAGTGACGACCCACTGGCTACCGGATATACAAGATCCCATTCCCCTTACCCCCGATCAACGGCAGGCGATTGTGGCCGAAAACGAGCGCATGGCCCAGGCAGGATTGCGGGTGTTGGGGGTGGCCTACGGCTATCCGTCGAAAAAGGACGACTGGGCCGAAACGCCCCTGGTATGGCTGGGCTTGGTGGCCATGGCCGATCCCCTGCGGGCGGGGGTGAAGGACACCATCGCCGCCTTCCATCGGGCCGGAATTGCCGCGGTGATGGTGACGGGGGATCAACGGGCCACCGCCGCCGCCCTGGGGCAAGCCCTCAACCTCGGCCAGGGCCAGGATCTCTCGGTGCTGGATGCGACGGAACTGGCCCACCGCTCGGCTACGGACGCCCCCATTCAAGACGTACAGGTGTTTGCCCGCATCAGTCCGGCGGATAAGCTTCAGGTGGTGCAGGCGCTTCAGCGGTCGGGCCAAGTGGTGGCGATGACCGGGGACGGCATCAACGATACCCCTGCCCTCAAGGTGGCGGAGGTGGGCATTGCCATGGGCCACAGCGGCACCGATGCGGCGCGGGAAGTAGCCGACGTGATTTTGCAGGACGACAATCTGGATACCCTGATCGCCGCCATTGCCCAAGGTCGCACTATTTACAGCAACATTCGCAAGGCGGTTCACTTCCTGCTGGCCACCAATCTCAGCGAAATTATTGTCATGTTTGCGGGCATTAGCCTGGGGCTGGGGGCACCGCTGAATGCCCTGCAACTGCTGTGGCTGAATTTGGTGACAGACATTTTCCCTGGCCTCGCCCTGGCCCTAGAACCTGCGGCGGCGGATGTGTTAGCCCAGCCCCCACGCCCCACCACCGAATCCCTGATCCAGCCCGCTGCTTTTCGGCGCATGGTGCTGGAGGCCACGGTGATCTCCGCCAGCGCCCTTGCGGCCTACGGTTACGCCATCCATGACCACGGCATCGGTGCCCAGGCTAGCACCGTGGGCTTCATGGCCCTCACGTTGGCCCAGTTGCTCCATGCGCTGGTGTGCCGTTCTCGCCAGCGGCACCTGTTTCGTCGCCCTGCCCTGGCCCCCAATCGCTATCTGGGCTTGGCGCTGATTCTGTCGATCAGCCTCCAATTTTTAGCCCTGTTTATCTTGCCCCTCGGCCAGTTACTCCATATCGTGGCTCTGAGCCCAACCGATGCGGTGGTTGTCACCCTAGCGGCCCTACTGCCCTTGGTGATCAACGAAACGACGAAGCCTGCCCCCATCAACCGCTAACCTAGTCATAGAGTGCATAGACTCATCGTGTCCCTGAACCTGCCTAGCCCCATGCCCCGTCCGCTGCTGTTTGACCAGGTTTCTGACTTTGCTGAGGGGTTGGCCATGGTGAAAACCAAGACCACCCTTGGCTACCTCAATACCAGCGGCCATCTAAGCATTACGGTGGCCGATGACGCTGTTACCGCCGCTGCCCAGTACAGCGAGTCCCTGGCCCTAGCGCGGGCCGGAGACTACTACGGCTACCTCAACCGCCAGGGTGAATGGGCGATTCCGGTACAGTTTCGGCAGGCCAAGGGGTTTTCCCAGGGCCTAGCCGCTGTGCAGGGGGGCACCAAGTACGGGTTTATCAATCTTTTGGGCGAATGGGTGATCGAACCCCAGTTTGATCTGGCCGATTCCTTTGCGGATGGACGGGCGGCGGTGAAACTGGGGGAACGCTACGGCTACATCAACCCCCAAGGACAGATGGCGATTCCGACCGATTTCAGGGATGCATGGCGCTTTGCCGAAGGGTTGGCCGTAGCCAAGCCAGCGGATCAAAATCAGTATGGCTACCTCAATCCGGCGGGAGACTGGGTGATTGCGGCGTCCTATGATGGGGCGTTTCACTTTTCCGAGGGGATGGCCCGCGTGCGCCAGGGCCGTTTCTTTGGCTACATCAGCCGCCAGGGCGACTGGGTGATCGACCCCACCCTGGCCTTTGCCACCGAATTTTCCCAGGGTCGTGCCGCCGTCCTAGAGGGAGCAAAATGGGGCTATCTCGACGCGGAAGGACAGATGGCCATCGCCCCCCGGTTTGACTACGCGGCCAACTTCTCTGAAGGGCTAGCCGCTGTGCAGATAGATGGGCGCTACGGCTACATCAACCCCCAAGGTGACTGGGTGATCGCCCCCGCCTACAGCAACGCTGGCCCCTTTGCCGCAGGATGGGCGAGGGTGCAGGTTAGCGGAGCCTGGGGGTTCATCAACCCTACGGGGCAACCGATGATGGATGTTGGCTTCAAGCCCCTGGGCCTATAATTTATTCATCACAGAAAAATCGGGCCTGAACGACGTTTGTGCTTGACACTCCGTAAAAAAACGTAATGGAAACGGTTCTCAGAACAGACTAAGTTAACAATTATGGTGATTGAAACCTCTGGGCCATTGTTCGCCTTGGCCCCTGCCCGCCTGAGCCTAGCCTTGGGCCAATTTTAAGAATCCTGTTTTCCGGTTAGACCTAGACCTAGAGCGAGACGTTTAGCATGAGTAACCTATCCACCGAACTGCGTGAAGGCACCAAAAAAGCCCACACCATGGCCGAGAACATGGGGTTTGTGCGCTGCTTTTTGCGGGGTGTTGTTGAGAAGCAGTCCTACCGCAAGCTGGTGGCCAACTTCTACTACGCCTACGCCGCCATGGAAGAAGAGCTAGAGCGCCACAAAGATCATCCCGTGGTCTCTACCGTTTACTTCCCGGAACTGCACCGCAAGGCGTCCCTAGAATCCGACCTCGCCTACTACTATGGCTCCAACTGGCGCGACCAGATCACCATGACCCCCGGTGGCCAAGCCTATGTCAACCGCATCCGCGAGGTAGGCAACACCCAGCCCGAACTGCTGGTGAGCCACTCCTACACCCGCTACATTGGCGACCTGTCTGGGGGCCAAATCCTCAAGGGCATTGCCCAGCGGGCCATGAACCTCAATGACGGCGAAGGTACCGCTTTCTACGAATTCCCTGACATCGCTGACGAAAAAGCCTTCAAGGCCACCTACCGCGAATCCATGGACGCCGCCCCGGTGGATGACGCCATGATTGCCGCCATCGTGGAAGAGGCCAACGACGCCTTTGGCATGAACATGGAAATGTTTAAGGAGCTAGAGGGCAACTTGATCAAGGCCATCGGTCAAATGCTGTTCAACAGCCTCACCAGCCGCAAGCGCCGGGGCAGCACCGAACTGGCCACCGCTGAATAGTCCTAGAGACCGCCTAGCCCGGTGAGCGAAGGAACGGAATCCGCTGTATCCAGTTTCCATCGGGCTTCCACGAATACCGCTGATGGAATCGGTGCGTCTGTTTCCAGGTTCCTACGGCTTCTCCGTTTTTGGAGACGTCAGAAAGGACAGCAACACCCGCCGATCACCTCGGCGGGATTTTTATTCCTAGCTAAGAAATCCTAATTTTCCCGGTTCTAGTTCCGAAGTTCTCGATAGAGTGAAAGAGGTGTTGGGCATAGGAGTACAGGACGGCCATGGTGAACCAATCCCAATCGGTGCCCCCGGCTGAGGGGGCGGGGGCGGCTCCAGATCTCCCCTTTGATGGCCTTGGGGGATCCCTCGGTGATGCGTTCAAGACTGCACGGGAGATGGAAGCCTATCTCGCAATTCCTGAGGTCATTCAACATCCACCCCAGCCCAAGAACTCCGGCAAGACGGTGCGGCCCCCTGCCTCTGGGCATTTCTGGCGCTGGCTGCTGCTGTCGATCCTGAGCTGTGTGGCCACCAGTGCGGCGGCGGTGGGAGCCTTGCTGTGGTTGGTCAATTTGCCCCCCACGACGAACTGCGATGACCCAGCCCAAATTACCACTGACCGGGCCGCCCTGTCCTGTGCCGAGATGGCGGCGGTGGATGGCGACTTAGAGTCAGTGCTGGCGGGGCTTACCCTGGTGCAGAGTTGGGGGCCGAACCATTGGCTATCCCACGAGATTGATCCCCTGGTGGAGGCCTGGTCGGCGGTGGTGGTAACGGCGGCAGCCCAGGAACTACGTCAGGGTCGCCGCGATGAAGCCGAGAGACTGATTGCCCATATTCCGTCCCAGAGTGCGGCCTATCCACTAGGGCAAAACCTCTTGGCCGAGTGGAACCAAGAATGGGAGGTGGGAGCGGCCCTGGTGGCTAAGGCCCAAGAGGCCATGGCTAACCAAGACTGGCAGGCTGCATCGGCCCAGATGTTGGCGCTAGGGGAACTGAGCCATCCCCACTGGCGCGAGGAGCAGGTACAGGCCGTGGCCCGTCAAATCCAGGGGGAGCAACAGGCCCACGCCCAAATTCGTCGGGCCGTGGCCTTGGCTTCCTCCGGTGGTGCAGATCGGCTGATGGAGGCCAGCGGGCTGGTCAGCCAGGTGGCCCCCGATACTATCGCCCACAAAACCGCCCAAACCTACCTAGACCGCTGGAGCGATCTGCTGCTGACGGAGGCGCTTCAGCGGTGGTACAACGCCGACCTGGATCGGGCTATTCAGATTAGTCAGTCGGTGTCTCGCAACCCCAACCGGGCCAAGGCGGCCCAAGAGCTGATCTGGCTGAGTCAGGCGCGTCAACTGGCTCGCGACAGCGTCGGCCCTTGGCGGGTGACGCCCCAGCAGATGACGGCCATCTACCAAGCTATGCTGCTGGCTAATCGTCTCCCTAGCGATAGTCCCTACTATCCCCAAGCTCAGTCTAGCGTGGCCACTTGGCGCACCCACCTGGCAGGCATGGGCACCCTGCAACTGGCCCAACTGCCGGGGGGCATTCACCAAGTCGGTACCCTGAAGCTGGCGATCCAGCAGGCCGAAATGATCCCCGCCGATCACCCGCGCCGGGTTCAGGCCCAAACCCTGATGGCTCACTGGCGGCAATCCCTAGAACGGTTGGAGGATGCCCCCTACCTCAGACAGGCGCACCAGCAGGCTAAGACCAACACCCCGGAGGGACTGCGCCAAGCCATTGCCAGCGCCAGCCAAATTCACACCCACCGCGCCCTGCGAGGGGAGGCCCAGAGCTGGATCTATGTGTGGACAAACCGCCTTCAAACCTTGGAGGATCAGCCCATCCTCGACCGGGCTCGTCAGCTTGCGGAGGAAGGCAAGTTGTCCCAGGCGGTGGCTGAAGCCTCATCCATTCGGCCAGGACGATCACTGTACGACGAGGCTCAATCCGCTGTGATCCAATGGCAGCGCACCATCACCGCCCAAGAGCAGCACCGCTATGCGCCCCCGCCGCGCCCCGCAACCCTGCCCCTGGCGGTGGAGCCTGCATCGCTCACCCCTCCGGCCTCGCCCTTGACGCCTGGGGTGCCCCCCCAGCGGGTTGCCCCCGCCGCCGTTCGTCCCTCACCGCCCGCTCAGCCCGCCGCTCCTGTTTCGCCCCCAACGGCTCCAGTACCCAGGACAGAACGACCCTCAGTACTGCCCACCCGCATTGAAACCGTGCCCGCAGACGATCTGCCTGTGCCAACCAGCCCCGCCGCGCCGCCGCGCCCTCTAGCTGCGCCCTCCTCGGTAGAGGGTCTACCCAGCGCCCCTCCGGTGTTAACGGCCCCGCCCCCGACGTCCCCTCCGGTGATGGCTCCTCCCCCAGGGGCCATCACCCAGCCTCCCCCTGCACCTCCAGCGCCCCCCACGCA contains:
- a CDS encoding CHAT domain-containing protein yields the protein MDSLSRHLEDKKGHYHIVHFDAHGGLMTYDQFEGGVTNDRYLYRARYGRPEMERYTGQRAFLFFEGDVKGQADPVEAEELAALLTAKGIPICILNACQSAKQVRGAIKMQNSEFKVQNLEGDSDPDPVGTDLLQNTETSLGSRLMAAGVQMVVAMGYSVTVTAAQVMMEKLYGELFADRGIPEAIRLSRKELYNRKERRVYFNQRVPLEDWLLPVVY
- the murC gene encoding UDP-N-acetylmuramate--L-alanine ligase, which produces MPNSVDFNGRPFHFIGIGGIGMSALAYILTKRGIPVSGSDLRLSHITRRLQEAGAHIFWQQEPENLQYFLNSLGHPETASESSLLQSNISQDATPQVICSTAINDHNPEYRAALALGCPIYHRSDVLAALINDHRSVAVAGTHGKTTTSSMISQMLLQAGLDPTIVVGGEVPSWGGNARLGQSEYLVAEADESDGTLAKLSAAIGVVTNIELDHTDHYSDLQDVVNIFQQFQRQCEVLVACADCEVVRSSLQPTLTYSLDPATGATYVATDIQFAPSGTSATIWERGVPLGQLSLRLLGEHNLSNALAAVAVGRHLGVSFDTIAASLSQFCGARRRFELRGSYSGIQFIDDYAHHPSEIRATLAAARLSIGQSSKVSSLAHSSRSLGERRVVAVFQPHRFSRTAALLGDFADAFTDADQVIMADIYSAGEANTYGISGQQVAEAVAHNHPGVRYGHTLDDIQSALTSSLRPGDLVLFMGAGNLNQIIPQVMAHYAEAEAPSLQEAC
- a CDS encoding UvrD-helicase domain-containing protein → MAGLPPSQPAALGQPREEFRALMKQKGLKDREDAMYDACSLLKNKPEGDHAVIVDEAQDMGPADFALIRALVPISDQGNDIFIVGDPHQRIYGRQVPLSHCGIEVRGRSRKLRLNYRATDETHQWATALLTGLAMDDLDGGSDDLTDYRSLMHGDAPWVQGFDTFPQEVSFIHSQIQRLGQDEVPLSTVCIVVRSNALAKNCESQLKHLGDSRLAPFAAARPITRPYPVFASPPCTGSRGSSSSMSFWRASPKIRCRPSGRC
- a CDS encoding tetratricopeptide repeat protein encodes the protein MALDIFIEFNDRYNQASTYHQLGIVAQALREYEQAQAHYKQSLEIYVEYGDEHNGAIVMRSFARLYQTTQDDTLLTTVAQCLGTTPAQVQQRFAAASA
- the menB gene encoding 1,4-dihydroxy-2-naphthoyl-CoA synthase: MQVEWHPVKPYEDIIYEKADGIAKITINRPHKRNAFRPKTVSELYDAFVNAREDSRIGVVLLTGAGPHTDGKYAFCSGGDQSVRGQGGYVDEEGVPRLNVLDLQRLIRSMPKVVIALVAGYAIGGGHVLHVVCDLTIAADNAIFGQTGPKVGSFDGGFGASYLARLVGQKKAREIWYLCRQYNAQEALDMGLVNCVVPVDHLEAEGVQWAQEILQKSPLAIRCLKAAFNADCDGQAGLQELAGNATLLYYMTEEGAEGKQAFLDKRPPDFRQYPWLP
- the murB gene encoding UDP-N-acetylmuramate dehydrogenase; the protein is MTITIDSIPAVADLAPQMSLHKLNTFRVGGSAEWLALPRHRQDFDALLQWASAQELPITVLGAGSNLLVSDQGLPGLVICTRRWRSTQFDEARGRVTVAAGEPLPTLAWKAAKRGWRGLEWAVGIPGTVGGAVVMNAGAHGGCAADCFVSATVLDPVRGVVEVRPQDLAFAYRTSALQGAGVVVLEATFQLEPGHDPAVVSADTLDGLNRRRSTQPYDWPNCGSVFRNPLPRTAGGLIEQSGLKGYRIGNAQVADLHANFILNLGQARAEDVYRLIRYVQEQVYDRWEVWLHPEVKFIGNFPDLGPIPEAAAENQVSAAPP